The Pseudoalteromonas translucida KMM 520 genome has a window encoding:
- the lptC gene encoding LPS export ABC transporter periplasmic protein LptC — protein sequence MNIARIVLSVLFISCMVWLWYPYFTQVNTVVKADSEVIAKPDYTAIELKQTAFDENGKISHKVTAVKMELYEQLGFTLFEKPTFILYDDRQTWRINADEATLYDERQLILEGNVTAQNLIDGAMIDKITADNIQVDIKLLTMRSEQPVIITGPNLKITGKGLEANLTTEVIKLINHTRTLYYDQ from the coding sequence ATGAATATAGCGCGCATAGTCTTAAGCGTTTTATTCATCAGCTGTATGGTTTGGCTTTGGTACCCTTATTTTACTCAGGTAAATACGGTTGTTAAAGCCGACTCCGAAGTAATAGCTAAACCCGATTACACCGCCATTGAGCTAAAACAAACAGCTTTTGACGAAAACGGTAAAATTAGCCATAAAGTAACTGCGGTTAAAATGGAGCTTTACGAGCAGCTAGGATTTACCTTATTCGAAAAGCCTACTTTTATATTGTACGACGACAGGCAAACTTGGCGTATAAATGCTGATGAAGCAACACTTTACGATGAAAGACAATTAATTTTAGAGGGTAATGTAACTGCCCAAAACTTAATTGATGGCGCAATGATAGACAAAATCACCGCCGACAATATTCAAGTAGATATAAAGCTACTCACTATGCGCAGCGAACAACCCGTTATTATAACTGGACCGAATTTAAAGATCACCGGTAAAGGCCTTGAAGCCAATTTAACAACCGAGGTGATAAAACTAATTAACCATACGCGAACACTATATTATGACCAATAA